One Acinetobacter pullicarnis genomic region harbors:
- a CDS encoding MBOAT family O-acyltransferase, which yields MSIEFSLLFILFFCIYWSFRAKPQLQNLLLLVASYSIIYLMAGGFATTILLGFSSVIFALSVAMDRYASYKKTLMLTGIAVTLIQLSWFKYYDFFKSNISVFMEQLQLDSSGLVANLLLPLGISYYSFQSISYLVSRYRNEVEVPRFSFTQLLMHFSFFATITAGPIARAQSAKGLTDIEGNLCGMSPQIRTQQPRRILMPSVALSLLCLALIKKWWIAGWLADVWVNPVFSNPMQYHSLEVLAAIYGYTLQLFLDFSGYSEMMVAFGLLLGFRLPVNFRAPLLAHNIRDFWDKWHISLSTWIRDYIYIPLGGSRGGFVLTQLNLLIAMVLSGIWHGSGWNFFLWGLFHGLALVLLNCTDKLYEKLFKVTAKEARDALYKSSLIGKMLGIFVTVNFVCLCFVFFRAKSFDEAMQVFQALFSNYTNVEWNNNPLYLLYFLLIAWCLYPWVRRLFKAAKLNLNRLPQYALIIPLLIIFMLIVICAPSGIPGFIYANF from the coding sequence TTGTCCATAGAATTCAGTTTATTATTTATACTATTTTTCTGTATCTATTGGTCATTTAGGGCAAAACCACAACTACAAAACTTACTCTTGTTGGTTGCAAGTTACAGCATTATTTATTTGATGGCGGGCGGATTTGCGACCACCATTTTGCTGGGCTTTAGTAGTGTCATTTTTGCTTTATCCGTGGCGATGGATCGCTATGCATCTTATAAAAAGACGCTGATGCTCACCGGTATCGCTGTGACCTTAATCCAACTTAGTTGGTTTAAATATTATGACTTCTTTAAAAGCAATATCTCAGTCTTCATGGAGCAGTTACAACTCGACAGCTCAGGTCTCGTTGCCAACCTGCTGTTACCACTGGGGATTTCATATTACTCCTTTCAATCGATTAGCTATTTAGTCAGTCGCTATCGTAATGAAGTCGAAGTTCCGCGCTTTAGCTTTACCCAATTGTTGATGCACTTTTCATTTTTTGCCACCATTACTGCAGGTCCTATTGCACGTGCGCAAAGTGCCAAAGGCTTGACCGATATTGAGGGGAATTTGTGTGGCATGAGCCCGCAAATTCGTACCCAACAACCGCGTCGCATTTTAATGCCCAGTGTCGCCTTAAGTTTATTGTGCTTGGCACTGATTAAAAAATGGTGGATTGCAGGTTGGTTGGCTGATGTCTGGGTCAATCCGGTATTTTCCAATCCGATGCAATATCACAGTCTCGAAGTACTGGCTGCAATTTATGGCTATACCTTACAGTTATTTTTAGACTTTTCTGGCTATAGTGAAATGATGGTCGCCTTTGGTTTACTGCTCGGCTTTCGCCTTCCAGTCAACTTTAGAGCGCCTTTGTTGGCACATAACATTCGAGATTTTTGGGACAAATGGCATATCAGTTTATCGACTTGGATTCGTGACTATATCTATATCCCCTTAGGCGGAAGTCGCGGTGGATTTGTTCTCACCCAGTTGAACCTATTGATTGCCATGGTCTTGTCTGGCATTTGGCATGGTTCAGGTTGGAACTTCTTTTTGTGGGGGCTATTCCACGGCTTGGCTCTAGTGCTGCTCAATTGCACCGATAAACTTTATGAAAAACTGTTTAAAGTCACAGCCAAAGAGGCCAGAGATGCACTGTATAAATCCAGCTTGATTGGTAAAATGCTTGGAATCTTTGTCACCGTCAATTTTGTCTGCTTGTGTTTTGTATTTTTCCGCGCCAAAAGCTTTGATGAAGCCATGCAGGTATTTCAAGCATTATTCAGCAATTACACCAATGTCGAGTGGAATAATAATCCACTCTATTTACTGTATTTCTTACTGATTGCTTGGTGTCTGTATCCTTGGGTACGTCGCCTCTTTAAGGCCGCCAAACTCAATTTAAATCGTTTGCCGCAATATGCGCTCATTATTCCATTGTTGATTATTTTTATGCTGATCGTGATATGCGCACCTTCAGGAATTCCGGGCTTCATTTATGCAAACTTCTAA
- a CDS encoding MFS transporter, producing MSSSNQLPPIAPMAASAQPQKMVTRIVAAVAIAHLLNDLIQAVVPAIYPMLKTNFSLSFTEIGILSFVYQITASLLQPWIGFYTDKHPLPYLLPFGMLVTLCGIGLLAFAPSFSMLLIAAAIIGVGSSTFHPEASRVARMASGGRFGTAQSSFQVGGNTGSAIGPLLAALIIVPNGQASAAWCMLFAVLAIWVLYKVSRWTVQHGQKMVMVHRQNNPSQLHGRTLTRALSVIALLMFAKFTYIASLTNYYTFYLIEHFGLSIRDAQLCLFAFLAAVAVGTFAGGPIGDRIGRKAVIWVSFLGMAPFALLMPYANLFWTPILAVIVGLVMSSAFSAMVVYAQEAVPGRVGMVSGLMFGLMFGVSGIAAAGLGYLADHQGITWVYTLCSYLPLLGFATLFLPSTKKA from the coding sequence ATGTCGTCATCGAATCAGCTCCCGCCCATTGCCCCTATGGCCGCTTCTGCACAGCCCCAGAAAATGGTGACGCGCATTGTCGCTGCCGTGGCGATTGCACATTTACTTAATGACTTGATTCAAGCCGTGGTTCCCGCAATTTATCCCATGCTAAAAACCAATTTCTCTTTAAGCTTTACTGAAATTGGGATTTTGTCTTTTGTTTATCAAATAACTGCATCGTTGCTACAACCGTGGATTGGCTTTTATACCGACAAACATCCACTACCCTATTTACTGCCTTTTGGCATGCTGGTGACCTTATGTGGGATCGGGTTATTGGCCTTTGCGCCAAGTTTTAGCATGTTGCTGATTGCTGCCGCCATTATTGGTGTTGGTTCTTCCACCTTTCATCCCGAAGCCTCACGCGTGGCGCGAATGGCATCCGGTGGGCGTTTTGGCACGGCGCAATCGAGCTTCCAAGTGGGTGGCAATACCGGTTCTGCGATTGGTCCCTTATTGGCCGCGCTGATTATTGTACCCAATGGTCAAGCCTCTGCCGCGTGGTGCATGCTGTTTGCTGTGTTGGCGATTTGGGTGCTCTACAAAGTTAGTCGTTGGACGGTACAGCATGGGCAAAAAATGGTGATGGTGCATCGCCAAAACAATCCAAGTCAATTACATGGTCGAACCCTCACTCGCGCACTCAGTGTCATTGCACTATTGATGTTCGCTAAATTCACCTACATTGCCAGTCTAACCAACTATTACACCTTCTATTTAATCGAACATTTTGGTCTAAGTATTCGAGATGCACAGCTATGTCTATTCGCCTTTTTAGCTGCGGTAGCCGTGGGTACTTTTGCAGGCGGCCCGATTGGTGATCGCATTGGTCGTAAGGCCGTGATTTGGGTGTCTTTTCTGGGCATGGCGCCCTTTGCGCTCCTCATGCCTTATGCCAATTTATTTTGGACGCCCATTTTAGCGGTGATCGTTGGTTTAGTGATGTCTTCGGCATTCTCGGCCATGGTGGTTTATGCCCAAGAAGCAGTGCCCGGCCGTGTGGGCATGGTGTCAGGTCTAATGTTTGGTTTGATGTTTGGGGTCAGTGGAATTGCAGCTGCAGGATTGGGCTATCTTGCCGATCATCAAGGAATTACTTGGGTCTATACGCTGTGCTCATATTTACCTTTACTCGGCTTTGCAACGCTATTTTTACCGAGTACCAAAAAAGCATAA
- a CDS encoding AraC family transcriptional regulator, translating to MLQIFENVPELVIGRQSQYAYRAVIAPHMHNRAQLLYPSEGAIRVHTQKHVWIVSAQSALWIPAGIEHSVVALSQVQLSTALVETEVTSSLGTECLFIQMTGLLSALILRINQVERAHPNQGANTLELIKAIQTLILNEIHQAAALPLELPWPNDARLISICESLLANPQQTKNLDAWADQIGTSARTLMRLFQKQTGLTYRAWIQQMHIALAMEKLAQGESVARVADALGYHSPSAFSAMFKRHLGQAPQQFMKK from the coding sequence ATGCTTCAAATCTTTGAAAACGTGCCAGAACTGGTGATTGGGAGGCAATCACAATATGCTTATCGGGCAGTGATTGCCCCGCATATGCATAACCGTGCGCAGTTGCTTTATCCATCTGAAGGCGCGATTCGCGTTCATACCCAAAAACATGTTTGGATTGTTTCTGCGCAAAGCGCATTATGGATTCCGGCTGGTATTGAACATAGTGTGGTGGCGCTTAGCCAAGTACAGCTTAGTACCGCATTGGTTGAAACTGAGGTCACCAGCAGCTTAGGCACTGAGTGTTTGTTTATACAAATGACGGGTTTACTCAGCGCACTGATTTTACGTATTAATCAGGTTGAACGTGCACACCCCAATCAAGGTGCAAATACACTTGAGCTGATTAAAGCAATTCAAACCCTGATTTTAAATGAAATTCATCAGGCGGCTGCCTTGCCTTTAGAATTGCCTTGGCCGAATGATGCGCGGTTGATTTCCATTTGTGAAAGCTTATTGGCCAATCCACAACAGACCAAAAATTTAGATGCTTGGGCAGATCAAATTGGCACCAGTGCCAGAACCCTGATGCGATTGTTTCAGAAACAAACTGGTTTGACTTATCGGGCGTGGATTCAGCAAATGCATATTGCCTTGGCTATGGAGAAATTAGCGCAGGGTGAATCCGTTGCACGTGTAGCAGATGCGTTGGGTTATCACAGTCCAAGCGCATTTAGTGCCATGTTTAAACGGCATTTAGGTCAAGCACCACAGCAGTTTATGAAGAAGTAG